The genomic window TTGGGCGAGCTGGTCGGCCTCGTCGGCCACCACCGCCTGGCTGAACTGGGACCGGTACAGCCGGGCGTAGGCCCCGTCGGCGGCGACGAGCTGGTCGTGGCTGCCCTGCTCGACGATCCGGCCGTTCTCCATCATCAGGATCAGGTCGGCGTCGCGGATGGTGGAGAGCCGGTGCGCGATGACGAAGCTGGTCCGGTCCGACCGCAGGGCGGCCATCGCCCGCTGGAGCAGCACCTCGGTGCGGGTGTCCACCGAGCTGGTCGCCTCGTCCAGGATGAGCAGCGACGGCTCGGCGAGGAACGCCCGGGCGATGGTGATGAGCTGCTTCTCGCCGGCGCTGACGTTGCTCCCCTCCTCGTCGATCACCGTGTCGTACCCGTCGGGGAGGCTGTGGACGAACCGGTCCACGAAGGTGGCCCGGGCGGCGGCCAGGATCTCCTCCTCGGTGGCGTCGGGCCGGCCGTAGGCGACGTTGTCCCGGATGGTGCCCCCGAAGAGCCAGGTGTCCTGGAGCACCATGCCGATCCGGCCGCGCAGCTCCTCCCGGGGCATGGTGGTGATGTCCACCCCGTCCAGGGTGATCCAGCCCGCGTCCAGCTCGTAGAACCGCATGATCAGGTTGACCAGGGTGGTCTTGCCGGCGCCGGTCGGGCCGACGATCGCCACGGTGTGACCCGGCTCGGCGACCAGCGACAGGTCGTCGATCAGCGGCTTGTCCGGGTCGTACCGGAAGGAGACGTGTGCGAACTCGACCCGGCCGGTGACCCGGGGCGGTGCAACCGTGTCCGGGGTCTGCTCCTCGGCGTCGAGCACCGCGAAGACCCGCTCGGCGGAGGCCACCCCGGACTGGAGCAGGTTCGCCATCGAGGCGACCTGGGTGATCGGCTGGGTGAACTGCCGCGAGTACTGGATGAACGCCTGCACGTCGCCGAGGGTCATCGACCCGGAGGCCACCCGCAGCCCGCCGACCACGGCGATCGCGACGTAGCTGAGGTTCCCGACGAACATCATCGCCGGCATGATGATCCCGGAGATGAACTGGGCCCCGAAGCTGGCCCGGAAAAGCTCCTCGTTCTTGGCCGCGAAGGCGGCCTGCACCTGGCGCTGCCGGCCGAAGACCTTGACCAGCTCGTGGCCGGTGTACGCCTCCTCGATCTGGCCGTTCAGTTCACCGGTGTGCCGCCACTGGGCGATGAACCTGCGCTGCGACCGCTTGGCGATCCGCTGGGTGACGAGCACCGACAGCGGCACCGCGACCAGGGCGACCAGCGCCAGCAGCGGCGAGATCCAGAACATCATGGCCAGCACGCCGATCACGGTCAGCAGCGAGGTGAGCAGCTGGCTGAGCGTCTGCGACAGGGTCTGCGAGATGTTGTCGATGTCGTTGGTGACCCGGCTGAGCAGTTCGCCCCGGGGCTGCCGGTCGAAGTAGGGCAGCGGCAGCCGGTGGAGCTTCTCCTCCACCTCGGCGCGCAGCCGCAGCACGGTCCGCTGCACCACCCCGTTGAGCAGCCAGCCCTGCCACCACAACAGCAGGCTGGCCGCCAGGTAGAGCGCGAGGGCCAGGGCGAGCACCCGGCCGAGGGCGGTGAAGTCGATCCCGGCGCCGGGCACCACATCCATCCGGGCGAGCATGTCGGCGTAGTTGTCGTTGCCGGCCGCCCGGGCCGCCGCCACGGCCTGCTCCGGGCTGGTCCCGGCGGGCAACTGCCGGCCGATCACCCCGCTGAAGATCAGGTCGGTGGCGTGGCCGAGGAGCTTCGGCCCGGCGACGCTGAGCCCGACGCTCACCACGGCCAGCACGGTCACGGCACCCAGCTGGAGCCGGTGCGGCCGCAGGCGGCCGAGCAGGCGCCGGGTCGACGGCCCGAAGTTCATCGACTTCTCGGCGGGCATCCCGGCGCTCATCCACGGCGGGCCGCCGGGGCGCCGCCCGGCCGGCGGCAGCCGCTTCGGCATCGCCGCCTCCGGGCCCTGCTTCTGGACCGGTACGGTGACCTTGCCGTCCCGGGGGCCGAGCTGTCTGTTCGGCTCGCTCACGCCGGCACCTCCGCCGTCTGCTGGGACGCCACGATCTCGGCGTACGTCGGGCAGTTCTCCAGCAGGTCCTCGTGTCGTCCCATGCCGACGACGCCCCCGTCCTCGAGCACGATGATCTGGTCGGCGTCGACGATCGTGGAGACCCGCTGGGCCACGATCACCACCGCCGCGTTCGCGGTGACCGGCTTCAGCGCGGCCCGCAGCCGGGCGTCGGTGCCGAGGTCGAGCGCCGAGAACGAGTCGTCGAAGAGGTAGATCTCCGGCTGACGGACCAGCGCGCGGGCGATCGCCAGCCGCTGCCGCTGACCACCGGAGACGTTCGTGCCGCCCTGGGCGATCGGGGCGTCCAGCCCGCCCGGCATCTCGGCCACGAAGTCCCGGGCCTGGGCGATCTCCAGCGCCGCCCACAGCTCGGCGTCGGTCGCGTCCGGGTTGCCGTACCGCAGGTTGCTGGCGACCGTTCCGCTGAACAGGTACGGCCGCTGCGGCACCAGCCCGATCCGGCGCCAGACCTCGTCCGGTTCCAGCAGCCGCACGTCCACCCCGTCGACCAGCACCGCGCCGGCGGTCGGGTCGACCAGCCGGGGGATCAGCGTGAGCAGGGTGGTCTTGCCGGCCCCGGTGGAGCCGATGATGGCCGTGGTCCGGCCGGGGCCGGCCCGGAACGAGATGTCGTGCAGCACCGGAGCGCTCGCCCCGGGATATTGGAAGGCGACCCTGCGGAGCTCCAGCTCGGCGTTCCTGGTCACCGCGATCACCGGCTCGGCCATCGGCACCACCGACGACTCGGTGTCCAGCACCTCGACGATCCGTTCGGCGCAGACCGCCGCGCGCGGCACCATCATCAGCATGAAGGTGGCCATCATGACGGCCATCAGGATCTGCATCAGGTACTGCAGGAACGCGGTCAGCGCGCCGACCTGGATCTGGCCGGCGTCGACCCGCTGCGCGCCGAACCAGAGCACCGCGACGCTGGAGACGTTGAGCACCAGCATCACCACCGGGAAGATCAGGGCCATCAGCCGGCCGACGCGCAGGGCGGTCGCGGTGAGGTCGGCGTTGGCGACGCCGAAGCGCTCCGTCTCGTACGGTTCCCGGACGAAGGCGCGGACCACCCGGATGCCGGTGATCTGCTCGCGCAGCACCCGGTTGACGGCGTCGATCCGGGTCTGCATCAGCCGGAAGCCCGGCACCATCCGCCGGATGATCAGGCCCAGCGCGACGGCCAGCACCGGCACGCTGACCAGCATCAGCCAGGAGAGCCCGACGTCCTCGCTGAGCGCCATCACCACTCCGCCGACGCACATGATCGGCGCGGCGACCAGCATGGTGCAGCTCATCAGCACGAGCATCTGCACCTGCTGCACGTCGTTGGTGTTGCGGGTGATCAGCGACGGCGCGCCGAACCGGGCGACCTCGCGGGCCGAGAAGGTGTTGACGTGCCCGAAGATGGTCGCGCGTACGTCCCGCCCGAACCCCATCGCGGTCCGCGCGCCCAGGTACACCGCGGCGATCGAGCAGGCGATCTGGAGCAGGCTGACCACCAGCATCCATCCGCCCGTGCGCATGATCTGGTCGGTGTCGCCGAGGGCGACACCCCGGTCGATGATGTCGGCGTTGAGGCTCGGCAGGTAGAGCGAGGCCATCGTGCCGACGAACTGGAGCGCCACCACGGCCGCGAGGAGCCGGCGGTACGGGCGCAGACGGTGGCGGAGCAGGCGGATCAGCATGGACGGCTCCCCGGCGTCGGGTCGGTTGCGGAGTCCTGGTGTTGGTTCAACCTGCCGACCTCCCCGTCGGACATGCTCGTGATGAGTTCGGTGAGGAACTCCCGGATAACCGCCTTCTTCGCCGGATCGGCGTCGACGGAGGTGAGCGGGCGGTCGCTGTGGATCAGCTCGGTGAGCTGTTCGGCGTGCCGGCGGCCCTTGTCGGTCAGGGTCAGCTGCACGGTGCGGCGGTCGGCGCCGTCCCGGCGACGCTCGACGAAGCCGTCGCGTTCGAGGGTGTCGACGATGCCGGTGAGGGTGGCGGGCCGGACGAAGCACCGTTCGGCGACCTCCCGATGGGTGCTGTCGCCGATGCGGCTCAGGATGAACAGCACCCGCATGCCGGCCGAGGTGAGGCCGTGGTGCTCGGCCAGGTACCGCCCCCAGTGCTGCTCGACGACATGGCCGGCGATCGCGAGCAGCCGACCGAGCGGCGCGTGGCGGAGCATGTCGGGGAAGGTGACGAGCGGTTCCATCTTCACAGCCGTCAGATTAGCTACCGGACCGTCAGGGGCCAAACTAGTTTCCGACACATTATCTTGTCGCTGGCAAGATATGCTCCCGGGCATGACGGCGAACCGCGGATACCACCACGGCGACCTGCGGCGGGCCCTGCTCGCCGCGGCGGTCGAGGCGATCGGCGAGTCCGGGCCGGCCGCGCTGAGCCTGCGTGACCTGGCCCGCCGGGCGGGGGTCTCGCACGCCGCGCCCGCGCACCACTTCGGCGACAAGGCCGGCCTGCTCACGGCGCTCGCCGTCGAGGGCTTCGACCTCCTCGCCGGGGCGCTCGGCCGGGCCGGCGGCGACCTGCTCGAGACCGGGGTGGCGTACGTCCGCTTCGCGGTCGACCACCGCGCCCACTTCGAGGTGATGTTCGCGCCGGGGCTCTACCGGGCCGACGACCCCGAGGTGGCCGCCGCGCGCGCCCGGGCGGGGGCGGCGCTGCGCGGCGGGATCGCCGCGCTGCCCGCCCGGCCGGCCGCCGAGCCCGACCGGGACGCCCTCGCCGCCTGGTCGATCGTGCACGGCTTCGCCACCCTCTGGCTGGCCGGCGCCCTCCCGCCGGCGGCCGGCCCGGACCCGGAGTCCGCCGCCCGCTCGGTCATCCGCCGCCTCTTCGAGTGACCGCCATGCCGGGCGGTGTTACCAGCTGGTGGGGAGGGGCATGCCTTCGGTGTAGCCGGCGGTGCTCTGCACGCCGACCAGGGCCTGCTCGTGGAACTCGTCCAGGTTGCGGGCGCCGGCGTAGGTGAAGGCGCTGCGCACCCCGGAGATGATCTCGTCGATCAGGTCCTCCACGCCCGGCCGGTTCGGGTCGAGGTGCATCCGGGCCGAGGAGATGCCCTCCTCGAAGATCGCCTTGCGGGCCCGGTCGAACGCGCTGTCCTCGGCCGTACGCGCGCTGACCGCCCGGGCCGAGGCCATGCCGAAGCTCTCCTTGTAGCGCCGGCCGTCCACGTCGGTGTAGAGGTCGCCGGGGGACTCGTAGGTGCCGGCGAACCAGGAACCGATCATCACGTTGGACGCCCCGGCCGCCAGGGCCAGCGCCACGTCGCGTGGGTGGCGTACGCCGCCGTCCGCCCAGACGTGCCGGCCCAGCTCTCGGGCCGCCGCCGCGCAGTCGAGGACCGCCGAGAACTGCGGCCGACCCACCCCGGTCATCATCCGGGTGGTGCACATCGCACCCGGGCCGACGCCGACCTTGACGATGTCGGCGCCCGCCTCGACCAGGTCGCGTACGCCGTCGGCGGTGACCACGTTGCCGGCCGCGACCGGGACCGCCGGGTCGAGCTTGCGGACCGCCCGCAGCGCCGAGATCATCCGCTCCTGGTGGCCGTGCGCGGTGTCCACGACCAGCGTGTCGACACCCGCCTCCAGCAGGGCGGCCGCCTTGCCGGTCACGTCGCCGTTGATGCCGACCGCCGCGGCGATCCGCAGCCGGCCCCGGTCGTCCACGGCCGGCTTGTAGAGCGTGGCGCGCAGCGCGCCCTGCCGGGTGAGCACCCCGACCAGCCGGCCTTCCCCGTCCACCACCGGGGCGAGTCGCCGCCGCCCGGCCGAGAGCCGGTCGAAGCCGGTACGCGGGTCCGCGTCCGCCGGCACGGTGTGCAGCTCGGTCGACATCACGTGCCGGAGCTGGGCGAACCGGTCCACGCCGACGGTGTCCGCCTCGGTCACCACGCCGACCGGGCGGCCGGCCTCGTCGATCACGATCACCGCGCCGTGCGAGCGCTTCGGCAGCAGGTGGATCGCGTCGCCGACGGTGTCGGTGGGGCCGAGGGTGATCGCGGTGTCGTGCACCAGGTGCCGCTGCTTGACCCAGGCGACGACGTTCGCCACCACCTCGATCGGGATGTCCTGCGGGATCACCGCGATGGCGCCGCGCCGGGCGACCGTCTCGGCCATCCGGCGGCCGGCGACCGCGGTCATGTTCGACACCACCAGCGGGATGGTGGTGCCGGTACCGTCGCCGGTGGCCAGGTCGACGTCGAGCCGCGAGCCCACCTCGGAGCGGGCCGGCGCCATGAAGACGTCGTTGTAGGTCAGGTCGTGCGCGGGGACCGCGCCATGAAGGAACCGCACCCGGACATCATTCCTGCTCGCGCCCCGGACCGCCGCCGGTGGTGTCCCAAACCACCCGGCCGGCCGCCGTGCGCCCATGCCGACGAGCCGAAGCTACGGCCGCTCGCCGGTGTCGCCGTGTGGCGTCGGCCGGCCATATGCCTGGTGAGCGATATACCTGAGAGGCATAAATATGACTCACAGGCGTATCGCTCACGGTGGTGTCGGTTCCAGCCGGCGAGCCGGTGGGGGCGACGGGTCAGGCGATGGTGCAGATGGCGGCGCCGGCGGTGATGACCGCGCCCACCTCGGCGGAGAGACCGCTGACCGTACCGGCCTTGTGCGCGTGCAGCGGCTGCTCCATCTTCATCGCCTCCAGGACGACGACCAGGTCGCCCTCGGCGACGGTGTCCCCGTCCGCCACGGCGATCTTCACGATGGTGCCCTGCATCGGGGAGGTGAGCGCGTCACCGCTGACCGCCGCGCCCGCCTTGGCCCCGCCACCCCGGCGGGCCGGCTTCTTCGCGGCGGGCGCGCTGGCGGTCGTACCCGCGCCGAGGCCGGCGGGCAACACCACCTCCAGCCGCTTGCCACCCACCTCGACCACGACGGTCTCGCGCTCCGCCGGGGCCTCGGCGGCTCCGGCGGCGGCGGCGGTGAACGCCGGCACGGTGTTGTTGAACTCGGTCTCGATCCACCGGGTGTGCACGGTGAACGGCTCGGCGGTGAACGCCTCGTCCCGGACCACCAGCCGATGGAACGGCAGCGCGGTGGCCATGCCCTCGACGACCATCTCGTCGAGCGCCCGGCGGGCCCGCTCGATCGCCTCGGCGCGGGTCTCGCCGGTGATGATCACCTTGGCCAGCAGCGAGTCGAAGTTGCCGCCGATCACGTCGCCGGCCGAGATGCCGGTGTCCACCCGGACGCCCGGGCCGGTGGGGAGCCGCAGCGCGGTGACGGTGCCCGGGGCGGGCAGGAAGTTGCGGCCCGGGTCCTCGCCGTTGATCCGGAACTCGATGGAGTGCCCGCGCGGCGTCGGGTCTTCGGTGAAGCGCAGCTTCTCGCCGTCGGCGATCCGGAACTGCTCGCGGACCAGGTCGATGCCGGCGGTCTCCTCGGTCACCGGGTGCTCGACCTGGAGCCGGGTGTTGACCTCCAGGAAGGAGATGGTGCCGTCCACGCCGACCAGGTACTCGACGGTGCCGGCGCCGTGGTAGCCGGCCTCCCGGCAGATCGCCTTGGCGCTGTCGTGGATCTGGGCCCGCTGGGCCTCGGTGAGGAACGGCGCGGGGGCCTCCTCGACCAGCTTCTGGTGCCGGCGCTGCAGCGAGCAGTCCCGGGTGCCGACCACGATCACGTTGCCGTGCTGGTCGGCGAGGACCTGCGCCTCGACGTGACGGGGCTTGTCGAGGTACCGCTCGACGAAGCACTCGCCCCGGCCGAACGCGGCGACCGCCTCGCGGGTGGCCGACTCGAAGAGCTGCGGGATCTCCTCCATGGTGCGGGCGACCTTGAGGCCGCGACCGCCGCCGCCGAAGGCGGCCTTGATGGCCACCGGCAGGCCGTGGTCGACGGCGAAGGCCATCACCTCGTCCGGATTGCCCACCGGGTCCGGGGTGCCGGGGACCAGCGGCGCGCCGGCGCGCTGGGCGATGTGCCGGGCGGTCACCTTGTCGCCGAGGTCGCGGATGGCCTGCGGGGTGGGGCCGACCCAGGTCAGCCCGGCGTCGATGACGGCCTGGGCGAAGTCGGCGTTCTCGGAGAGGAAGCCGTAGCCGGGGTGCACGGCGTCGGCGCCGGCCTTCCCGGCGATGTCGATCAGCTTGTCGATCCGCAGGTAGCTCTCCGCCGCGGTGTCGCCGCCGAGCGCGTACGCCTCGTCGGCGAGGGTGACGTGCAGGGCGTCCCGGTCGGAGTCCGCGTAGACGGCGATGCTGCCCAGACCGGCGTCGCGGCAGGCGCGGATGACGCGGACGGCGATCTCGCCGCGGTTGGCGATGAGTACCTTGCGCACCTTGGTGGCTCCTCCCGGGAGGTCGATGCCGGGAGTGTATCGGCCGGCCTGGCGACCCTAACGATCGCTCAGTGTGGGATGCCGCACTCGAATGGCGAGCACTAGTCAAACTTGTTTATTACGCTTGTCCTATGTCGGCGACGCGCATGATGATTCTCGGGCTGGTCAAGTGGATGCAGCCGGTGCACGGCTACGACGTGCGCCGCGAGTTGCTGAGCTGGAGCGCGGACAAGTGGGCCAACATCCAGCCCGGTTCGATCTACCACGCGTTGCGGAAGCTGACCGAGGAGGGGCTGCTCCGCGCCGTCGCCACCGAGCAGGTCGGCGGCCGGCCGGCCCGGACCACGTACGAGATCACGGAGAAGGGCGCGGAGGAGTTCGAGACGCTGCTGCGCGGACTGTGGTGGCAGCTGCAGGAGCCCACCGATCCGTTCACCGCTGCCTTCTCCTTCCTGCCGGCCCTGCCCCGGGAGGAGGCGGCGGCGGCCCTGCGGAACCGGGCGATGCTGCTGCGTGCCGGCGCCGAGTCGATGCGGGCGGCGATCGACTCGGAGTGGATGCGGACCACCCGGCCGGTGCACGTCGGCTGGATCTTCGAGCTCTGGTCGGCCCGTTCGGAGGCGGAGATCGCCTGGTGCGAGCGGATCGCCGAGCGGATCGAGTCCGGAGTGTCGTACCTGCCTGCTGGACTGGCCGGTGGGGAGAGCTGGGTCGAGTGGCAGCAGCAGAACCTGGGCGTGGCCGGAGAGCCGGGCGGCGACCGGGCTTCGGACCCGGCCACCGAGCAATAATCAACATTGACTACAAACGCTATATCGCGTTAGCCTGAGCCCGCACAACGGGGGGAGCGCGCCGTCCGGCGTCGTCCCCAGGCAAGCACGGCCGGCGCGCCGGCCCGGACGACCAGGAGCAGAAATGATCGAGACCAGGGGACTGCGGAAGTCGTTCCGCTCCCGGGCGGGTCGCGAGACGAAGACCGTGGACGCCGTCAGGGGCGTCGACCTCAAGGTGGCGGAAGGGGAGATCTTCGGCTTCCTCGGCCCCAACGGCGCCGGCAAGACCACCACCCTGCGGATGCTCGCCACCCTCATCGAGCCGGACGGCGGCGACGCCACCATCGCCGGGGCCGACCTGCGCAAGGACCCGGCCGAGGTGCGCCGCCGGATCGGTTACGTGGCCCAGGGCGGCAGCACCTGGGACGAGTCCACCGCCCGGGAGGAGCTGGTCCTGCACGCCCGGCTCTACGGGATCGGCAAGGCCGAGGCACACCGCCGGGCCGCCCGCGCCCTGGACGCCTTCCAGCTCACCGAGTACGCCGACCGCAAGTGCAAGACCTACTCCGGCGGCCAGCGGCGGCGCGTCGAGATCGCCCTCGGCATCATCCACGAGCCGAAGATCGTCTTCCTGGACGAGCCGACCACCGGCCTCGACCCGCAGAGCCGCGCGCACATGTGGGACGAGATCCGCCGGCTGCGGGCCGACGGGATGACCGTCTTCATCACCACGCACTACCTGGACGAGGCGGACGCGCTCTGCGACCGGATCGCGATCATGGATCACGGCGAGGTCGTCGCCGAGGGCACCCCGGCCGAGCTCAAGCGCGAGATCTCCGGCGACGTCGTGCTCGTCGGCCTCGACGCCGCCGCCACGCCGCAGGCGGCGAAGCTGCTCGACGCCGAGCCGTACGTCAACAAGCTGGAGACCGGCGACGAGGGCGTTCGCCTCTACGTCGAGGACGGCGCCACCGCCATCCCGCAGGTGCTGCGCCGCCTCGACCACGCCGGGCTGGACCTGCGCTCCATCGAGCTGCACCGCCCCAGCCTCGACGACGTCTTCCTCACCAAGACCGGCCGCTCGCTGCGCGAGTCCTGAGATATCCGGAGACAGACCATGAAACTCGCCCGCGACACCTGGCTCATCTTCGAGCGCCAGATCCAACTGCTGCTGCGCAACCCGGTCTGGGTCTTCGTCGGCGTCTTCCAGCCGGTGATGTACCTGCTGCTCTTCGCCCCGCTGCTCAAGCCGGCGCTGAACGCACCCACCCAGGCGGAGGCCTACAAGATCTTCGTACCCGGCCTGCTGGTGCTGCTGGCCATCTTCGGTGGCCTGTTCCAGGGCTTCGGCCTGATCGCCGAGCTGCGCGCCGGGGTCATCGAACGGTCCCGGGTCACCCCGGTCAGCCGGCTCGCCCTGCTGCTCGGCCGCTCGCTGCGGGACGTGGTCTCGCTGGTCGTGCAGGCCGTCATCATCACCCTGCTGGCGCTCCTGTTCGACCTGCGGGTGTTCATCGGGGACCTGCTGCTGGCGTACCTGATGCTGGCGCTGATCGCGCTGATGACCTCGGCCGTCTCCTACGGCGTCGCGCTCAAGGTCAAGAGCGAGGACGCGCTCGCCCCGCTGATGAACACCGTCGCCCAGCCGGTGCTGCTGCTCTCCGGCATCCTGCTGCCGCTCACCTTCGCTCCCGGCTGGCTCCAGGGCGTCGCCGAGTGGAACCCGTTCTCCTGGGCGGTCGACGGCACCCGCGCGCTCTTCGCCGGCGACCTCGGCAACGACAAGGTCTGGCAGGGGCTGAGCATCATCGCGGTGCTCGCCGTGGCCGGCGTGGTCTGGGCCGCCCGGCAGTTCGCCCGCAGCGTCCGCTGAGAGAGCTGCCTCTCATCTGGGGCCGGGCGCCGGTCCGACGCTTGTAGCGTAAGGCCGGTGCCCCGCCTCACCCATGACAAGATCACCTGGCTGGCCTACGCCCAGCTGGGGCTGTGGGGCTTCTTCCTCTACGGGTTCGGCCCGGTCGTACCGCTGCTCCGCGACGAGCAGGGCACCAGCGCCGCCGTCGCCGGCCTGCACAGCACCGGCATCGCGGTAGGCGCGCTGCTCGGCGGGGTGCTCTTCGCGCCGGTCGCCCGCCGCCTCGGCCGCGGCCCGGTGATCTGGCTCGGCCTCGCCGGGGTGGCCGCCGGCGTCACCGCGCTCGGCGCCCTGCACCCGCTGCCGGCGACCATCGCCTCGGTGGCGGTGATCGCCGCCTTCGGCATGATGGTGATCAGCGGGGTCAGTGTCGTGCTCACCGCCCGCCACGGCGACGCCGCCCCCGCCGCCCTCACCGAGGCCAACGCCGCCTGCGCCGGCATGGGCATCCTCGCCCCGCTGGTCATCGGCGCCACCGTCGACGCCGGCCTCGGCTGGCGGCCGGTGATGGCCGTCGAGGTCGCGCTGATCGCGCTGGTCGCCCTCGCCGCCCTCACTTTCCGGGTACGCCTCCCGAGGACCGCCCCCGCTGCCGCGGCTGCCGACGAACGAGTGACCGCCGCGGCCTCCGCCGCCGACGTCCGTCCCGGCGACCCGGCCGGCGACGGGCCGAACCCGGCAGCGGCGGACCGGTTGCCCCGGGCGTACTGGATCGCCTGGGTGCTGATGGCGGTCACCGGCTCGATCGAGGTGTGCCTGTCCCTGTGGACCGCCGACGTGCTCCGCAGCCACGCCGGGCTGAGCGCCGGTCGCGCCGCGGCGGCGGTCGCCGCGATCGTCTGCGGGATGTTTGTCGGCCGGGTCGTCGGTGGCCGGATCGCCCTGCGCTGGCCGCCGGTGCCGCTGCTCTTGGCGGCGCTGGGCGTATCGCTGGCCGGCTTCGCCCTGTTCTGGGCCGCTTCGGTGGGCTGGCTCGCCGTGGCCGGCCTGGTCGTGCTCGGCCTGGGCAACGCCCTGCACTACCCGCTCGCGATCTCCATCGCGCTCGCCGTCGCCGGGCCGGCCGCCGACAAGGCGGCGGGCTGGTCGTCGTACTCGATGGGGGTGGGTTTCGGCATCGCCCCGGTCGGGCTGGGGTGGGTGGCCGACGGGGTCGGGCCGCACCTGGCCTTCCTGCTGCTGCCGGTCTTCATCGCGGCGGCCGCGCTGCTCGCCGTGCGGCTCGGCCGCGCCCTGCGCACCGCCGACCCCACCGACGACCAGGCCCCCATCCCGATCCCCGCCTGAGCGTCGCGGCGGGCCTCAGCGCACCCGGGCGAGCGTGACGCCGTCCGCGATCGGCAGCATCACCGGCTCCACCCGGACGTCGGCGAGGACCTCGTCGTTGAACGCGGCGATCGCCCGGTCGTCGGCGTTCTGCGGGGCGAGCACCCGGCCGCCGCGCAGCGTGTTGTCCACCGCGATCACCGCGCCTGGACGCATCCGCGGCACCAGCTCGTCCCAGTAGATCGGGTAGCCGACCTTGTCCGCGTCGATGAACGCGAAGTCCAGGTACCGCTCGCGGGGCAGCTCCCGCAGCGTCTCCCCGGCCGGCCCGATCCGTAGGTCGATCCGGTCGTCCACCCCCGCCCGGGTCCAGTAGCGGCGGGCGATGCCGGTGTACTCCTCCGAAATGTCGAAGCAGGTGAGCCGGCCACCGTCGGCCAGCCCTCGCGCGATCGCCAGCGAGGAGAGGCCGGTGAAGGTGCCCACCTCCACCGCCTGCCGAACCCCGAGGAGTCGGGTGAGGAAGGTCAGGAACGCGGCCTGCTCCGGCGCGACCTGCATGTCCGCCTGGGCTGGCAGCGCCGCCCGGGTCTCCTCGGCCAGCTCACGGACGATCTCGTCCGGGGCGGACCCGTGCGCGACGAGGTAGGCGTGCAGTTCCGGGGTCAGCGGCAGCGGCTTCGTGCTCATGACCGGACGTTAGCCGAGATGCTCGATCTCCTGGCCTCCTGGCGCGACCTTCGTCCACAGGTCGGTGACGCTCAGGTCCAACTCGCGGAGGAGGTTGCGCAGCAGCGGCAGGCTGAGCCCGACCACCGTTCCCGGGTCACCCTCGATCCCGGTCAGGAACGCACCGCCCAGCCCGTCGATGGTGAACGCACCGGCCACGGCCAGCGGCTCGCCC from Micromonospora kangleipakensis includes these protein-coding regions:
- a CDS encoding ABC transporter ATP-binding protein; amino-acid sequence: MPKRLPPAGRRPGGPPWMSAGMPAEKSMNFGPSTRRLLGRLRPHRLQLGAVTVLAVVSVGLSVAGPKLLGHATDLIFSGVIGRQLPAGTSPEQAVAAARAAGNDNYADMLARMDVVPGAGIDFTALGRVLALALALYLAASLLLWWQGWLLNGVVQRTVLRLRAEVEEKLHRLPLPYFDRQPRGELLSRVTNDIDNISQTLSQTLSQLLTSLLTVIGVLAMMFWISPLLALVALVAVPLSVLVTQRIAKRSQRRFIAQWRHTGELNGQIEEAYTGHELVKVFGRQRQVQAAFAAKNEELFRASFGAQFISGIIMPAMMFVGNLSYVAIAVVGGLRVASGSMTLGDVQAFIQYSRQFTQPITQVASMANLLQSGVASAERVFAVLDAEEQTPDTVAPPRVTGRVEFAHVSFRYDPDKPLIDDLSLVAEPGHTVAIVGPTGAGKTTLVNLIMRFYELDAGWITLDGVDITTMPREELRGRIGMVLQDTWLFGGTIRDNVAYGRPDATEEEILAAARATFVDRFVHSLPDGYDTVIDEEGSNVSAGEKQLITIARAFLAEPSLLILDEATSSVDTRTEVLLQRAMAALRSDRTSFVIAHRLSTIRDADLILMMENGRIVEQGSHDQLVAADGAYARLYRSQFSQAVVADEADQLAQPATAGN
- a CDS encoding GuaB1 family IMP dehydrogenase-related protein; its protein translation is MRFLHGAVPAHDLTYNDVFMAPARSEVGSRLDVDLATGDGTGTTIPLVVSNMTAVAGRRMAETVARRGAIAVIPQDIPIEVVANVVAWVKQRHLVHDTAITLGPTDTVGDAIHLLPKRSHGAVIVIDEAGRPVGVVTEADTVGVDRFAQLRHVMSTELHTVPADADPRTGFDRLSAGRRRLAPVVDGEGRLVGVLTRQGALRATLYKPAVDDRGRLRIAAAVGINGDVTGKAAALLEAGVDTLVVDTAHGHQERMISALRAVRKLDPAVPVAAGNVVTADGVRDLVEAGADIVKVGVGPGAMCTTRMMTGVGRPQFSAVLDCAAAARELGRHVWADGGVRHPRDVALALAAGASNVMIGSWFAGTYESPGDLYTDVDGRRYKESFGMASARAVSARTAEDSAFDRARKAIFEEGISSARMHLDPNRPGVEDLIDEIISGVRSAFTYAGARNLDEFHEQALVGVQSTAGYTEGMPLPTSW
- a CDS encoding ABC transporter ATP-binding protein, with the protein product MLIRLLRHRLRPYRRLLAAVVALQFVGTMASLYLPSLNADIIDRGVALGDTDQIMRTGGWMLVVSLLQIACSIAAVYLGARTAMGFGRDVRATIFGHVNTFSAREVARFGAPSLITRNTNDVQQVQMLVLMSCTMLVAAPIMCVGGVVMALSEDVGLSWLMLVSVPVLAVALGLIIRRMVPGFRLMQTRIDAVNRVLREQITGIRVVRAFVREPYETERFGVANADLTATALRVGRLMALIFPVVMLVLNVSSVAVLWFGAQRVDAGQIQVGALTAFLQYLMQILMAVMMATFMLMMVPRAAVCAERIVEVLDTESSVVPMAEPVIAVTRNAELELRRVAFQYPGASAPVLHDISFRAGPGRTTAIIGSTGAGKTTLLTLIPRLVDPTAGAVLVDGVDVRLLEPDEVWRRIGLVPQRPYLFSGTVASNLRYGNPDATDAELWAALEIAQARDFVAEMPGGLDAPIAQGGTNVSGGQRQRLAIARALVRQPEIYLFDDSFSALDLGTDARLRAALKPVTANAAVVIVAQRVSTIVDADQIIVLEDGGVVGMGRHEDLLENCPTYAEIVASQQTAEVPA
- a CDS encoding TetR/AcrR family transcriptional regulator, whose amino-acid sequence is MTANRGYHHGDLRRALLAAAVEAIGESGPAALSLRDLARRAGVSHAAPAHHFGDKAGLLTALAVEGFDLLAGALGRAGGDLLETGVAYVRFAVDHRAHFEVMFAPGLYRADDPEVAAARARAGAALRGGIAALPARPAAEPDRDALAAWSIVHGFATLWLAGALPPAAGPDPESAARSVIRRLFE
- a CDS encoding MarR family winged helix-turn-helix transcriptional regulator → MEPLVTFPDMLRHAPLGRLLAIAGHVVEQHWGRYLAEHHGLTSAGMRVLFILSRIGDSTHREVAERCFVRPATLTGIVDTLERDGFVERRRDGADRRTVQLTLTDKGRRHAEQLTELIHSDRPLTSVDADPAKKAVIREFLTELITSMSDGEVGRLNQHQDSATDPTPGSRPC